The following proteins are co-located in the Trichormus variabilis 0441 genome:
- a CDS encoding UPF0182 family protein — MFWKWCFRLSIVFVGLWLLLDLSSRLGAEIFWFQEVGYLQVFLLRLASRGALWVVAVGVTAVYLWGNLTLAQRLKYPRSLKIAEVRREEAELSVGLKNFLSPQYSLLNAPKIHDAGHLKPFRLRWLLPLTVVFSLLAGLILVHYGKIALAYWYPAFNKNSLPIITPFRLETIWELGRQVFSQVLYLGLIVGVAIAILIYSQFFLRAIAVILSVVFGTILFHNWAKVLQYFSPTPFNSTDPLFGKDISFYIFSLPLWELLELWLMGMFLYGFIAVTLTYLLSADSLSQGIFPGFSPQQQRHLYGMAGLLMLMVAFSYWLSRYELVYSPRGVSYGASYTDVVVQLPIYNILCVLGLAIAFYLLWRTIFWRAKSQYRQFVFYGLGVYLFVVVAAGSVLPTVVQYLIVQPNELQREQPYIQRTIALTRQAFSLETIDARTFNPQGNLTTAAIQANDLTIRNIRLWDKRPLLETNRQLQQFRPYYRFPDADIDRYTLEAEAAANRPVNPNQLPAPTERRQVLIAPRELDYSAVPEQAQTWINQHLIYTHGYGFTMSPVNTAGPGGLPEYFVKDIAGSNEGALSTSSEAVRDSIPIGQPRLYYGEITNTYVMTGTKVRELDYPSGSDNAYNAYDGLGGVIIGNGWRRGLFAMYLKDWQMLFTQDFLPETKVLFRRDVKQRIQAIAPFLKFDSDPYLVAADGSPAFPGQNNYLYWIVDAYTTSDRYPYSDPDNNGINYIRNSVKVVIDAYNGSVKFYIADATDPIIATWSAIFPQMFQPLSDMPVTLRSHIRYPLDYFGIQSERLMTYHMTDTQVFYNREDQWQIPNEIYGSESRPVEPYYLITSLPTVPFEEFLLLLPYTPKQRTNLIAWLAARSDGENYGKLLLYNFPKERLVFGPEQIEARINQDPVISQQISLWNRQGSRAIQGNLLVIPIEQSLLYVEPIYLEATQNSLPTLVRVVVAYENRIVMAQTLEQALQAIFQPEVTPAPAIIRPFEEVTPPG, encoded by the coding sequence ATGTTTTGGAAATGGTGCTTTCGACTCTCAATAGTCTTTGTAGGACTTTGGCTACTCTTGGATTTGAGTTCCCGCTTGGGGGCAGAGATTTTTTGGTTTCAAGAGGTTGGCTATCTGCAAGTATTTCTCCTGCGGCTGGCGAGTCGTGGGGCTTTATGGGTGGTTGCTGTGGGTGTAACTGCTGTCTATCTGTGGGGAAATTTAACTTTGGCGCAACGGCTAAAGTATCCCCGGTCTTTGAAGATTGCGGAGGTTAGGCGAGAAGAAGCAGAGTTGAGTGTGGGTCTGAAAAACTTTCTCAGTCCTCAATATTCTCTGTTAAATGCGCCTAAAATTCATGATGCTGGCCACTTAAAACCTTTCAGATTGCGTTGGCTGCTACCCTTGACTGTGGTCTTCAGCTTATTGGCAGGGTTAATTTTAGTTCACTATGGAAAAATAGCTCTTGCTTACTGGTATCCAGCTTTTAACAAGAATAGTTTACCGATAATTACTCCATTTCGTTTAGAAACTATCTGGGAACTGGGCAGGCAGGTTTTTTCCCAAGTTTTATATCTGGGTCTCATTGTCGGCGTAGCGATCGCTATTCTTATTTACTCACAATTTTTCCTCAGGGCGATCGCTGTTATTCTCAGTGTTGTGTTTGGGACAATTCTTTTTCACAACTGGGCTAAGGTTTTACAGTATTTCTCCCCTACACCCTTCAACAGCACTGACCCTTTATTTGGGAAAGATATCAGCTTTTATATATTTTCCCTGCCATTGTGGGAATTGCTAGAACTGTGGTTAATGGGGATGTTTTTGTATGGCTTTATTGCTGTAACTCTTACCTATCTCCTCTCAGCTGACAGTCTCAGTCAAGGAATTTTCCCTGGTTTTTCACCCCAACAGCAACGCCATCTCTACGGTATGGCTGGCTTATTAATGTTGATGGTGGCTTTCAGTTATTGGCTGAGTCGTTATGAGTTGGTTTATTCGCCTCGCGGGGTGAGTTATGGCGCTAGTTACACGGATGTGGTCGTACAGTTACCCATTTATAACATCTTGTGTGTTCTGGGATTAGCGATCGCATTTTACCTGTTGTGGCGGACAATTTTCTGGCGCGCTAAATCTCAGTATCGCCAATTTGTCTTTTACGGATTGGGTGTTTATTTGTTTGTGGTCGTAGCGGCTGGGTCTGTTTTACCTACAGTAGTCCAGTATTTGATTGTTCAACCTAACGAATTACAACGGGAACAACCATACATTCAACGTACAATTGCCTTGACTAGGCAAGCATTTAGTTTAGAAACAATTGATGCTAGAACTTTTAACCCCCAAGGAAATTTAACTACAGCCGCTATCCAAGCTAATGATTTGACGATTCGTAACATTCGTCTGTGGGATAAGCGACCACTGTTAGAAACTAACCGCCAACTGCAACAATTCCGCCCTTACTATCGCTTCCCTGACGCAGATATCGACCGCTACACCTTAGAAGCGGAAGCAGCCGCAAATAGACCAGTAAACCCTAACCAGTTGCCAGCACCAACAGAACGACGACAGGTATTAATTGCACCCAGGGAACTAGATTACAGTGCAGTCCCAGAGCAGGCGCAAACATGGATCAACCAGCATTTAATTTATACTCACGGTTACGGGTTTACCATGAGTCCGGTCAATACGGCTGGGCCTGGTGGACTACCAGAATATTTTGTCAAAGATATTGCTGGAAGTAACGAAGGCGCACTTTCTACTTCCAGTGAAGCAGTTCGTGACAGCATTCCTATTGGGCAACCCCGACTTTATTACGGTGAAATTACCAATACTTATGTAATGACTGGTACAAAGGTGAGGGAGTTAGACTATCCCAGTGGTAGTGATAATGCGTACAATGCTTATGATGGTTTGGGTGGTGTCATTATAGGCAATGGTTGGCGACGGGGACTATTTGCCATGTATTTAAAAGATTGGCAAATGTTGTTTACGCAGGACTTTTTACCAGAGACAAAGGTATTATTTCGCCGGGATGTCAAGCAGAGAATTCAGGCGATCGCACCTTTTTTAAAATTTGATAGTGACCCCTATTTAGTTGCGGCTGATGGTAGTCCAGCATTTCCAGGGCAGAATAATTACTTGTATTGGATTGTCGATGCTTACACGACGAGCGATCGCTATCCCTACTCAGACCCCGATAATAATGGCATAAATTACATTCGTAACTCTGTCAAAGTAGTTATTGATGCTTACAACGGCAGTGTAAAATTTTACATTGCAGATGCGACAGATCCCATCATTGCTACTTGGTCAGCTATATTTCCCCAGATGTTTCAGCCATTGAGTGATATGCCAGTTACTCTCCGCAGCCATATCCGCTATCCATTAGATTACTTTGGCATCCAATCAGAGCGGTTAATGACCTATCACATGACTGACACCCAAGTATTTTACAACCGAGAAGACCAATGGCAAATCCCCAATGAAATTTATGGCAGTGAAAGCCGTCCAGTAGAACCTTATTATTTGATTACTAGTTTACCTACCGTCCCCTTTGAAGAATTTCTTCTCCTGCTACCTTATACCCCCAAACAACGGACTAACTTAATTGCTTGGTTAGCCGCGCGATCTGATGGTGAGAACTACGGTAAATTGTTACTGTATAACTTTCCTAAGGAACGGCTTGTATTCGGGCCAGAGCAAATAGAAGCACGTATTAACCAAGACCCAGTAATTTCCCAGCAAATTTCCTTATGGAATCGTCAGGGTTCGAGGGCAATTCAGGGGAATTTGTTAGTAATTCCCATCGAACAATCTCTGTTATATGTGGAGCCAATTTACCTGGAAGCAACACAAAATAGCTTACCAACTCTCGTGCGGGTAGTCGTAGCTTACGAAAACCGTATTGTCATGGCACAGACCTTGGAACAAGCTTTACAGGCTATCTTTCAGCCAGAAGTCACACCAGCACCAGCAATTATTCGTCCTTTCGAGGAAGTTACTCCACCAGGTTAA
- a CDS encoding pyridoxal phosphate-dependent aminotransferase gives MTNFTSRMQAVQSPIIPVVGELIQNSPGTISLGQGVVSYSPPPEAIELLPKFLADPANNLYKAVEGIPPLLNALTDKLSTFNKMEITTDNCIVVTAGSNMAFMNAILAITSPGDEIILNTPYYFNHEMAIAMAGCRAVLVETDENYQLRPEAIAQAITPKTRAVVTISPNNPTGVVYCEDLLRNVNQICANCGIYHISDEAYEYFTYDGVKHVSPASFAGSSEYTISLYSLSKAYGFASWRIGYMVIPKHLLVAIKKVQDTILICPPVVSQYAALGALQAKPEYLQDHIQAIAQVRKIVFDYLNQLQGLCTITPADGAFYVFLKVHTQIDAFTLVKQLIQEYKVAVIPGTTFGMESGCYLRVAYGALQKDTVQEGIERLVQGLKTILYPEK, from the coding sequence ATGACTAACTTCACTTCTCGGATGCAGGCGGTACAGTCGCCGATTATTCCTGTGGTTGGGGAATTAATTCAAAATTCGCCAGGGACTATTTCTTTGGGACAGGGTGTGGTTTCTTATAGTCCGCCACCAGAAGCTATTGAGCTTTTGCCGAAATTTTTGGCTGACCCTGCTAATAATTTATATAAAGCTGTGGAGGGTATTCCTCCTTTGTTGAATGCGTTGACAGACAAATTGTCTACGTTCAACAAGATGGAAATCACGACAGATAACTGTATTGTGGTGACGGCGGGAAGCAATATGGCGTTTATGAACGCTATTTTGGCGATTACTTCTCCTGGTGATGAAATTATTCTCAATACGCCTTACTACTTCAACCACGAAATGGCGATCGCAATGGCTGGTTGTCGTGCAGTGTTGGTGGAAACCGATGAAAATTACCAACTGCGTCCAGAGGCGATCGCTCAAGCTATTACCCCAAAAACCCGCGCGGTGGTCACAATCTCCCCCAATAATCCGACAGGTGTTGTCTATTGTGAAGATTTATTACGTAATGTAAACCAAATTTGCGCTAATTGTGGCATCTATCACATTAGTGATGAGGCTTATGAATACTTTACTTACGATGGTGTAAAGCACGTTTCTCCAGCCTCATTTGCTGGGAGTAGTGAGTATACAATTTCCCTTTATAGTCTTTCTAAAGCTTACGGGTTTGCCAGTTGGCGAATTGGCTATATGGTGATTCCCAAACATCTGCTTGTCGCCATTAAAAAAGTCCAAGATACGATTTTGATTTGTCCGCCTGTGGTTTCTCAGTATGCAGCTTTGGGAGCATTGCAAGCAAAACCAGAATATTTACAAGATCATATTCAGGCGATCGCTCAAGTGAGGAAAATAGTATTCGACTACCTCAACCAACTCCAAGGCTTATGTACTATTACTCCCGCCGATGGTGCTTTCTATGTTTTCCTGAAAGTGCACACTCAAATAGATGCTTTTACACTAGTCAAACAACTAATTCAAGAATATAAAGTGGCTGTAATTCCCGGTACAACTTTTGGCATGGAAAGTGGTTGTTATCTGCGGGTTGCTTACGGTGCGTTGCAAAAAGATACAGTCCAAGAAGGTATTGAAAGGTTAGTACAAGGATTGAAAACAATTTTATATCCAGAAAAATGA
- a CDS encoding secondary thiamine-phosphate synthase enzyme YjbQ, which produces MSIFNKIIEIETEPGINIYNITNYLKDFLATTAIQNGQILVFSQHTTTALAINEDEVRLLEDIKVFLRKIAPESERYLHNDLHLRVVPEDEPMNAHSHLMAMMLTTSEVVPVIEGKLALGTWQSVLFFDLDGPRKRNVLLQISGE; this is translated from the coding sequence ATGTCCATATTCAATAAAATCATCGAAATAGAAACAGAACCAGGAATTAATATTTACAACATCACAAACTATCTCAAGGATTTTTTAGCTACTACTGCCATTCAAAATGGGCAAATTTTAGTATTTTCACAACATACAACTACAGCTTTAGCTATTAATGAAGATGAAGTGAGATTATTAGAAGATATAAAAGTATTCTTGCGAAAAATAGCACCTGAATCAGAACGTTACCTGCACAATGATTTACATTTAAGAGTTGTGCCAGAAGATGAACCAATGAATGCTCATTCTCATTTGATGGCAATGATGTTAACAACTAGCGAAGTTGTCCCCGTAATAGAGGGAAAATTAGCTTTAGGAACTTGGCAATCTGTATTGTTTTTCGATTTAGATGGCCCCCGTAAAAGAAATGTGTTGCTACAAATTTCTGGGGAATAA
- the glpX gene encoding class II fructose-bisphosphatase → MENTLGLEIIEVVEQAAIASAKWMGKGEKNTADQVAVEAMRERMNKIYMRGRIVIGEGERDDAPMLYIGEEVGICTQPNADQLCNPDELVEIDIAVDPCEGTNLVAYGQPGSMAVLAISEKGGLFAAPDFYMKKLAAPPAAKGKVDINKSATENLKILSECLDRAIDELVVVVMKRDRHQGLIKEIRDAGARVQLISDGDVGAAISCGFAGTNIHALMGIGAAPEGVISAAAMRALGGHFQGQLIYDPEVVKTGLIGESKEANLERLSSMGINDPDKVYDAHELASGETVLFAACGITSGNLMQGVRFFHGGARTQSLVISSQSQTARFVDTIHMAGQPKTVQLH, encoded by the coding sequence GTGGAAAATACACTTGGATTAGAGATTATTGAGGTAGTTGAGCAAGCCGCGATCGCATCCGCAAAGTGGATGGGTAAAGGCGAAAAGAATACTGCTGACCAAGTAGCAGTAGAAGCAATGCGGGAGCGCATGAACAAAATTTATATGCGCGGTCGCATCGTAATTGGGGAAGGGGAACGGGACGACGCGCCCATGTTGTATATCGGCGAAGAAGTTGGTATCTGTACCCAACCAAATGCTGACCAATTATGTAACCCCGATGAATTAGTAGAAATTGACATCGCTGTTGACCCCTGCGAAGGTACAAACCTCGTAGCTTATGGTCAACCCGGCTCAATGGCGGTTCTGGCTATTTCTGAGAAAGGTGGATTATTCGCTGCGCCTGACTTCTACATGAAGAAATTAGCAGCGCCTCCAGCAGCTAAAGGCAAAGTAGACATTAACAAGTCAGCTACGGAAAACCTCAAGATTCTTTCTGAGTGTCTAGACCGTGCTATTGACGAACTTGTAGTAGTCGTCATGAAACGCGATCGCCACCAGGGTTTAATCAAAGAAATCCGCGACGCAGGTGCAAGAGTACAGCTGATTTCTGACGGTGACGTAGGCGCAGCAATATCTTGTGGATTTGCTGGTACTAACATCCATGCACTCATGGGTATCGGTGCTGCACCTGAAGGTGTCATTTCCGCAGCTGCTATGCGTGCTTTGGGCGGACACTTCCAAGGTCAATTGATCTACGATCCAGAAGTAGTAAAAACAGGCTTGATTGGGGAAAGCAAGGAAGCCAACCTTGAGCGTTTAAGCTCTATGGGTATCAATGACCCTGATAAGGTTTACGACGCTCATGAACTCGCATCCGGAGAAACAGTTCTCTTCGCAGCTTGCGGTATCACCTCTGGTAATCTCATGCAAGGTGTACGCTTCTTCCACGGCGGTGCTAGAACTCAAAGTTTGGTTATTTCCAGCCAGTCACAAACTGCTCGTTTTGTGGACACAATTCACATGGCTGGACAGCCCAAGACTGTGCAACTGCACTAG
- a CDS encoding glutamyl-tRNA reductase has protein sequence MNIAVVGLSHKTAPVEIREKLSIPEPQTESAIAQLTSYPHIDEVAILSTCNRLEIYIVAGETDHGIREVTQFLSEHSKLPVHSLRQHLFVLLHEDAVMHIMRVAAGLDSLVLGEGQILAQVKNTHKLGQQYNGIKTILNRLFKQALTAGKRVRTETSIGTGAVSISSAAVELAQIKAENLAACRVTILGAGKMSRLLVQHLVSKGATQISIVNRSRERAQELAKQFSEHPIRTHLLPEMMTVIAESHLVFTSTSATEPILDRAKLEMVLAPNQPLMLFDISVPRNVHTDVNELANVQAFNVDDLKAVVAQNYESRRKMAQEAERLLEEEIEAFDIWWRSLETVSTISSLRSKIETIREQELEKALSRLGSEFGDKHQEVIEALTRGIVNKILHDPMVQLRAQQDVEARRRCMQTLQMLFNLDVGEQFS, from the coding sequence ATGAATATTGCAGTGGTGGGGTTAAGCCATAAAACAGCCCCAGTTGAAATTCGGGAAAAGCTGAGTATTCCAGAACCACAGACAGAAAGTGCGATCGCACAACTTACCAGCTATCCTCATATTGATGAAGTCGCCATTCTCAGCACCTGTAACCGTCTAGAAATTTACATCGTTGCTGGTGAAACAGATCACGGTATTCGAGAAGTAACTCAGTTTCTTTCCGAACACAGTAAATTGCCAGTGCATTCCTTACGTCAACACTTATTTGTGTTGCTACATGAAGACGCAGTTATGCACATCATGCGAGTGGCGGCTGGATTGGATAGCCTCGTATTAGGCGAAGGTCAAATTCTGGCTCAGGTGAAAAATACTCACAAACTGGGGCAGCAATATAACGGTATAAAAACAATTTTGAATCGATTATTTAAACAAGCACTAACAGCAGGTAAGCGAGTCCGCACGGAAACCAGCATTGGTACTGGTGCAGTTTCCATTAGTTCCGCAGCTGTGGAGTTAGCGCAGATAAAAGCCGAAAATTTAGCAGCTTGCCGAGTCACAATTCTTGGTGCTGGTAAAATGTCACGGCTGTTAGTACAACACCTTGTTTCTAAAGGTGCTACACAAATCAGTATTGTCAATCGTTCACGAGAACGCGCCCAAGAATTAGCGAAGCAATTTTCAGAACACCCCATTCGCACTCATTTGCTTCCAGAAATGATGACAGTCATTGCTGAAAGCCATTTGGTGTTTACAAGCACCTCTGCAACAGAGCCAATACTTGATCGGGCTAAGTTAGAAATGGTTCTAGCACCAAACCAGCCCCTCATGTTATTTGATATTTCCGTACCACGCAACGTCCATACAGACGTGAATGAACTGGCAAACGTCCAGGCTTTCAACGTGGATGATTTGAAGGCGGTGGTAGCCCAAAACTACGAAAGCCGTAGGAAGATGGCTCAAGAGGCGGAACGGCTTTTAGAAGAAGAAATTGAGGCTTTTGATATTTGGTGGCGCAGTTTAGAAACTGTGTCTACAATCAGCAGTCTGCGGAGTAAAATCGAAACTATCCGCGAACAGGAATTAGAGAAAGCCTTATCAAGATTGGGTTCAGAGTTCGGCGACAAACATCAAGAGGTGATTGAAGCCTTAACAAGAGGTATTGTTAATAAAATTTTACATGACCCGATGGTGCAATTGCGCGCGCAGCAAGATGTTGAAGCCAGAAGGCGTTGTATGCAAACCCTACAAATGTTGTTTAACCTAGATGTGGGTGAGCAGTTTAGTTAA
- a CDS encoding DNA-binding protein yields MARQGTSLVQAARFLGMDQSSLYMALQKGQIPTHKSNGRTVVSQGALLDYRARTRYL; encoded by the coding sequence ATGGCTAGACAAGGTACTTCGCTTGTCCAAGCCGCTCGATTCTTAGGAATGGATCAAAGTTCTCTGTATATGGCTCTGCAAAAAGGACAAATCCCCACTCACAAAAGCAATGGACGCACAGTAGTTAGTCAGGGTGCGCTATTAGATTACCGAGCTAGAACACGGTATTTGTGA
- a CDS encoding metalloregulator ArsR/SmtB family transcription factor: MKQEQFQTLLQFFKVLADESRLKILGILANQECSVEELAAFMQLKEPTVSHHLARLKELNLVTMRPEGNSRIYQLDNEVLQSISKEILSPEKIASLIEDVDTEAWESKILKNYLEISPNSTEGAQRIKEIPASRKKRLVILKWLVNKFELGINYSENEVNNILNRYHPDYATLRRELVSYKLMQRENGVYWRLTEM; encoded by the coding sequence ATGAAACAAGAGCAATTTCAGACCCTACTGCAATTTTTTAAGGTGTTGGCTGACGAAAGCCGATTAAAGATTCTAGGGATTCTAGCAAATCAGGAATGCAGCGTCGAAGAATTAGCAGCGTTTATGCAGCTCAAAGAGCCAACAGTTTCCCACCATTTGGCGAGACTCAAGGAGCTAAACTTAGTAACAATGCGCCCAGAGGGTAATAGTCGCATATATCAGTTAGATAATGAAGTTTTGCAAAGCATCAGCAAGGAAATTCTTTCTCCAGAAAAGATAGCCTCCCTAATAGAGGACGTAGATACTGAAGCCTGGGAAAGCAAAATCTTAAAAAATTATTTAGAGATAAGCCCAAACAGCACTGAAGGAGCGCAACGGATTAAAGAAATTCCTGCTAGCCGTAAAAAGCGCCTAGTTATTCTCAAGTGGTTGGTAAACAAATTTGAGTTAGGCATCAATTATTCAGAAAATGAAGTGAATAATATTCTTAATCGCTACCATCCCGATTACGCCACTTTACGACGAGAGTTGGTTAGTTACAAATTAATGCAGCGAGAAAACGGGGTTTACTGGCGGTTAACAGAAATGTAG
- a CDS encoding ABC transporter ATP-binding protein translates to MVNNQSPPLPLLAASGLCKSFGGIKAVQEARIEVAQGSITGLIGPNGAGKTTLFNLLSNFIRPDKGRVIFDGEPIQQLQPHQIAQQGMVRTFQVARTLSKLSVLENMLLAAQKQTGENFWQVQLQPQVVAKEEKQLQEQAMFLLESVGLAKKAYDYAGCLSGGQRKLLEMGRALMTNPKLILLDEPAAGVNPRLIDDICDRILTWNRQDGMTFLIIEHNMDVIMSLCDRVWVLAEGQNLADGTPAEIQTNSQVLEAYLGK, encoded by the coding sequence TTGGTAAATAACCAGTCACCCCCACTCCCCCTATTAGCAGCTAGCGGACTCTGCAAGAGTTTTGGCGGTATCAAAGCTGTTCAAGAAGCGAGAATTGAAGTTGCACAAGGCAGCATCACTGGCTTGATTGGCCCCAATGGTGCTGGGAAAACTACCTTATTTAACCTACTTTCAAACTTTATCCGCCCAGATAAAGGACGTGTAATTTTTGATGGCGAACCCATCCAACAGTTACAACCGCACCAAATCGCCCAACAGGGAATGGTACGGACTTTTCAGGTAGCCCGGACTCTCTCCAAGCTATCGGTGTTAGAAAATATGCTGCTAGCCGCCCAAAAGCAAACAGGGGAGAATTTTTGGCAGGTACAGTTACAACCCCAGGTAGTAGCAAAGGAAGAGAAGCAACTGCAAGAACAAGCAATGTTTTTGCTGGAATCCGTGGGTTTAGCTAAAAAAGCTTATGATTATGCAGGCTGTTTGTCTGGGGGACAGCGCAAACTGCTAGAAATGGGTAGGGCTTTGATGACAAATCCCAAATTGATTTTGTTGGATGAACCAGCAGCCGGAGTCAACCCCAGACTAATTGATGATATTTGCGATCGCATCCTCACCTGGAACCGTCAAGATGGGATGACCTTCTTGATTATCGAACATAACATGGATGTGATCATGTCCTTGTGCGATCGTGTTTGGGTACTTGCTGAAGGACAGAATTTAGCTGACGGAACTCCAGCTGAAATCCAAACTAATTCTCAAGTTTTAGAGGCGTATTTAGGTAAATAG
- a CDS encoding branched-chain amino acid ABC transporter permease — protein MIEYLIFLAISTATFALFSLGLNLQWGFTGLINFGHIAFMTLGAYTTVLLSLKGVPLFISAIFGAIFAALLGLVIGFATLRLREDYLAIVTIGTGELIRLVVNNQDLPVGNTWVSGAFGVQSYPIPLSTEPNLFFRLLMIGILTLLFAVTVFSLWRWIRNAQKLQLTNSTDKTSSKQEIASRFGVGIILGLLATAIYISGVITLYNYIPKAGLMLVSLLVLAFVFWRLEYLVRSPWGRVLKAIREDEEIPKAMGKNVFWYKLQSLMLGGAIAGVAGAFFAWQLSAIYPDNFQPQLTFDSWIMVILGGSGNNIGTILGAVIYFAYDAITREVLPKIIPLDEARLGAFRIMCIGLILMVLMIWRPQGILGKKEELTLGK, from the coding sequence ATGATTGAATATTTAATTTTTTTAGCAATTTCTACGGCAACATTTGCCCTGTTTAGCTTGGGACTGAATTTACAGTGGGGTTTTACGGGGCTAATTAACTTTGGTCATATCGCTTTTATGACTTTGGGGGCTTACACTACTGTATTGTTAAGCCTCAAGGGTGTGCCGTTATTTATTTCAGCTATTTTTGGAGCAATTTTCGCCGCTTTGTTGGGATTGGTGATTGGTTTTGCTACTTTGCGTCTGCGGGAAGATTATTTAGCCATTGTCACCATTGGAACGGGAGAACTGATTCGCTTAGTGGTGAATAACCAAGATTTACCAGTAGGTAATACCTGGGTATCTGGAGCCTTTGGGGTACAGAGTTATCCTATACCTTTATCTACAGAGCCAAATTTGTTTTTCCGCCTGTTGATGATTGGAATTTTAACGCTGCTGTTTGCTGTGACTGTGTTTTCGTTATGGCGCTGGATTCGGAACGCCCAGAAATTACAGCTTACTAATTCGACTGATAAAACAAGTAGTAAGCAAGAGATTGCTTCCCGTTTCGGTGTAGGAATTATTTTAGGGTTATTGGCAACAGCCATTTATATTTCTGGGGTAATCACACTCTATAACTACATCCCCAAAGCCGGTTTAATGCTGGTGTCGCTGTTGGTATTGGCGTTTGTCTTTTGGCGTTTGGAATATTTAGTGCGATCGCCTTGGGGTCGTGTGCTAAAAGCTATCCGCGAAGATGAAGAAATACCTAAAGCGATGGGTAAGAATGTCTTTTGGTATAAACTCCAGTCTCTCATGTTGGGTGGGGCGATCGCTGGTGTAGCTGGGGCTTTCTTCGCTTGGCAACTCAGCGCCATTTATCCTGATAACTTCCAACCACAGCTAACTTTTGACTCCTGGATTATGGTAATTTTAGGCGGCTCTGGTAATAATATCGGCACAATTTTGGGTGCTGTAATTTACTTCGCTTACGATGCCATTACTCGTGAGGTTTTACCGAAAATTATCCCCCTTGATGAGGCGCGTCTGGGTGCATTCCGCATCATGTGTATTGGTTTAATTTTGATGGTGCTGATGATTTGGCGGCCTCAAGGTATCTTAGGGAAAAAGGAGGAACTCACCCTTGGTAAATAA